In Streptomyces sp. NBC_00341, the DNA window CCGTCTTCGACGCGTCGGACTCCACCGCGGCGTCGGACTCGACCGCCGCGCCCTCGGACTTCGCGTCCTCGGACTTCGCGTCACCGGCCTCCGCGTCGTCGGACTTCGCTTCCTCGGCCTCCACCGCGTCAGGAGCCTTCGGCTCCCCCGGCTCCCCCGGCTCCCCCGGCTCGACGATCTCCTCGCGGCCCGGCCGTACCTTCGCCGAGATCACCATGTAGACGACGGCCAGCACGAACACGATCAGCGCGGTCCACACGTTCAGGCGCAGGCCCAGGATGTGGTGGGCCTCGTCGACGCGCATGTACTCGATCCACGCGCGACCGGCGCAGTAGGACGCGACGTACAGCGCGAACGCCCGCCCGTGTCCGAGCTTGAACCGGCGGTCCGCCCAGATCACCAGGAGGGCCACGCCGATGCACCACAGCGACTCGTACAGGAACGTCGGGTGGTACGTGCCCGCCACTCGGTTGGGGCCCTCGCTGATCTTCAGCGCCCACGGGACGTCGGTCTCGCGGCCGTACAGCTCCTGGTTGAACCAGTTGCCCCAGCGGCCGCAGGCCTGGGCCACGGCGATACCGGGAGCGAGCGCGTCGGCCCAGGCGGGCAGCGGGATCCCCCGGCGGCGGCAGCCGATCCAGGCACCCACAGCGCCGAGCGCGATCGCACCCCAGATCCCGAGGCCGCCCTGCCAGATCTTGAAGGCGTCGACCCAGTCCTCACCGTCGCTGAAGTACAGCTGGTAGTCGGTGATGACGTGGTAGAGCCTCCCGCCGACGAGGCCGAAGGGCACCGCCCAGACGGCGATGTCGGCAACCGTGCCGGCTCTGCCCCCTCGGGCGATCCAGCGCTTGTTGCCGAGCCAGACGGCGACAAACACACCGATGATGATGCAGAACGCGTAGCCGCGAAGCGGGATCGGGCCGAGATCGATCACGCCGGTCGACGGGCTGGGAATGTAGGCAAGGTCCATGACAGGGTCGACGCTACCTTGCCGGGCGGGAGGTGCGGCAACCCGCCCGACAACTTCTGGGTAACGAGCCGGTCATCGATTCCCCAGGAATCCGCCGATCAGGATCCCGACGGGGCGGGGGTGGCCGTGCCTTTCCCCTTGCCCTTGTTGGCCTCGGCGACCCACTTCTTCAGGTTGGCGACGGTGATCGGCTCGTTCCCCTTCTTGGGGAAGATCGACTGACCGTTGAGCAGCGCCGTCGGCGTGCCCTGGAAGCCGCCGTCGCGGAAGGCCTTGTCGGACTTCTGGACCCAGCTGTCGTGCGTGCCGTCGTCGACACAGCTGCGGAAGGCGGGCGTGTCGAGCCCGTCGACCTTCTTGGACAGGTCGATCAGCTTGCTGTTGTCGCCGAAGGCGTCGTCGGCCTCCTGCGGCTGATTGCGGTACAGGATGTCGTGGTACGCGGAGAACTTGCCCACGTCCTGGGCGCAGGCCGCCGCGTTGGCCGCCTTGAGGGAGCCGCTGCCGCCGAGGTTTCCGTCGATCAGGGTGGCGAGGTGGTATTCGACCTTGAGCTGCTTGCTCTGCTCCAGCTGGTGGATCGTGTCCCGGAACGCGTTCTCGAACTGGGCGCAGACGGGGCAGCGGAAGTCCTCCCAGATCGTGAGCGTGGACGGGGCTTCGTCCGCTCCCACCTGGATGGCGAGGCTGTCCTTGCCGGTCGCGCCCGACGGTGCGACGGCGGGACCCGACGCCTTGTCCTTGCTGCCCTTTCCGCCGCTGTTGGCGGCGATCACGCCGACGACGGCGGCCAGGGCGAGGACACCCACCACGGCGGTCGAGACGATCAGCGTGCGGCGACGGCGCTCTCGCGCCTTCAGCTGCTCACGCTGCTGGATCAGCCGGTCTCGCGCGGCCCTTTTTCCCTCTTGGTTCTTCTCGCTCACACCGCAGCAACGAACCGGGGAGGCACTCGCGTGCCTCCCCGGTCCCAGGTCCACCCGTTCGGGTGACGCCCGGTATCAGCGCTTTCGAACACCTTCGGCCAGATCGGCCGCCAGTGAGCGGACGGCCGCGAGGCCGGCCGCCTCGTCGGGCGCGTCCAGCATGCACTTGACGAAGGCGGTACCGACGATGACCCCGTCCGCGAACCCGGCGACCTCCGCGGCCTGCTCCGCGTTGGAGACGCCGAGGCCGACGCAGACCGGGACGGAGGTGGTGGCGCGGGTGCGCCGCACCAGGTCCTCGGCCTGTTCCCCGACCGAGACGCGGGTGCCGGTGACCCCCATCAGCGAAGCGGCGTAGACGAAGCCGGAACCGGCCGCCGTGATGGTGGCGAGGCGCTCGTCCTTGCTGCTGGGCGCGACGACGAAGACGGTCGCGAGACCGTGCTTCGCCGCGTGCTCGCGCCACAGGGCGGATTCCTGGACCGGCAGGTCGGGCAGGATGCACCCGGCGCCGCCCGCCTCCGCCAGCTCGGCGGTGAAGCGCTCGACGCCGTACCGGTCGATCGGGTTCCAGTACGTCATGACCAGGATCGGGATCCCGGTGGCCTCGTACGACTCGCGGACCGTGCGCATCACGTCGGCGATCTTCACGCCGCCGCGCAGCGCGATGTCGTCGGCGGTCTGGATGACCGGGCCGTCGAGCACCGGGTCGCTGTGCGGCAGGCCCACCTCGATGACGTCGGCGCCGCCTGCGGCCGCCGCCTCGATGGCCGCGATACCGCCGTCGACGGTCGGGAACCCGGCGGGCAGGTACGCGATCAGCGCCGCCCGGTCCTCGGCCTTGGCCGCAGCGAGGGTGGTGTTCAGCAGTTCGATGTTGCCGCTCACTTGGCGTCCCCCTCGATCTCGGCGCCGTGGCCGGACGCGTCCGCCTCGACGGCCGCGTCGGTCTCGTACAGCCCGAAGTACCGGGCCGCCGTGTCCATGTCCTTGTCGCCCCGGCCGGACAGGTTGACCAGGATCAGGCCGTCCTTGCCGAGCTCCTTGCCGACCTCCAGGGCACCGGCCAGCGCGTGCGCGCTCTCGATGGCCGGGATGATCCCCTCGGTGCGGGAGAGCAGCCGCAGCGCCTGCATGGCCGCGTCGTCGGTGACCGCGCGGTACTCGCCGCGGCCGATGTCCTTCAGGTAGGCGTGCTCCGGGCCGATGCCCGGGTAGTCCAGACCGGCCGAGATGGAGTACGGCTCGGTGATCTGGCCCTCCTCGTCCTGGAGGACGTAGCTGCGCGAACCGTGCAGGATGCCGGGCTCGCCCTCGGTGAGGGTCGCCGCGTGCTCGCCGGTCTCCACGCCGTGTCCGGCCGGCTCGCAGCCGATGAGGCGGACGTCCGCGTCCGGGATGAGGGCGTGGAAGAGGCCGATGGCGTTGGAGCCGCCGCCGACGCAGGCGACCGCGGCGTCCGGCAGCCGGCCGGCCCGCTCCAGGATCTGCCGCCTGGCCTCGACGCCGATGACGCGGTGGAAGTCGCGGACCATGGCGGGGAAGGGGTGCGGGCCCGCGACCGTGCCGAAGAGGTAGTGCGTGCGGTCCACGTTGGCGACCCAGTCGCGGAACGCCTCGTTGATGGCGTCCTTGAGGGTGCGGGAGCCGGACTTCACGGCGATGACCTCGGCGCCGAGCATCCGCATCCGCGCCACGTTCAGCGCCTGGCGCTCGGTGTCGATCTCGCCCATGTAGATGGTGCATTCGAGGCCGAAGAGCGCGCAGGCGGTCGCGGTGGCGACGCCGTGCTGACCGGCCCCGGTCTCGGCGATGACCCGGGTCTTGCCCATGCGCCGGGTGAGGAGCGCCTGGCCCAGCACGTTGTTGATCTTGTGCGAGCCGGTGTGGTTGAGGTCCTCGCGCTTGAGGAAGATCCGGGCGCCGCCGGCGTGTTCCGCGAAGCGCCGCACCTCGGTCAGCGCGCTGGGGCGGCCGGTGTAGTTGACCATGAGCTCGTTGAGCTCGGCGGCGAACGCCGGGTCGGCCTTCGCCTTGTCGTACTCGACGGCGACCTCGTCCACGGCGGCGACGAGCGCCTCCGGGATGAACTTTCCGCCGTACGCGCCGAAGTACCCCTCGGCGCTGGGGATCAGACCCTCCGGGTCCGGAATGAAGAAGTCGGACGACATCTCGACGTGCTCCTCGGCATGGCATGGGGTGGATGCGTGGATTCACCGTATTGCGCCGTGAGCGAGGCGCCGCCTCGGCCGGGGGCCGGGCGGTGCGGGTCGTGCGGTTCCACCGCAGGGCGGTGGGGGTGCGACGGCCGGGGCTCGCTCTACTGCGCGGACCCCGTGCGCCATCGCATGCCGTTGACCTGGCCGGGTTCGTCACCGATCACGTACCGCACCCGCCGGCCGTGCACGCGGCGCGCGGGGGCGCGACAGCCGCGGGGGCGGCAGCCGCGCGCCAGCGGCGCGTGCGGGTCCCGGCCGGTGGCCGCGGCGGGGCGCAGGCCCGGCCGGACACGGGGCGCGGAACGCTCTGCGGACACGGGTGGGGTCAGCCCCGTCCGTGCCGGAGGGCCGGGTGGGCGCCGGCGGCGACCAGGTCGGCCACGGCGACCCGCGGGTCGCGGCCGGTGACCAGGGACTCGCCGACCAGTACGGCGTCCGCGCCGGCGTTGGCGTAGGCGATGAGGTCGTGCGGGCCCCGGACACCGGACTCCGCGATCTTGACGATGCGGTCGGGGATCTCGGGGGCGACCCGCTCGAAGGTGGAGCGGTCGACCTTGAGGTCCTTCAGGTTGCGGGCGTTGACGCCGATGATCCGGGCGCCGGCGTCGACCGCGCGCTCCGCCTCCTCCTCGTCGTGCACCTCGACCAGCGGCGTCAGGCCGATGGACTCGGCGCGCTCGATCAGGGAGACCAGCGCCTCCTGGTCGAGGGCGGCGACGATCAGCAGGGCGAGGTCGGCGCCGTACGCCCGCGCCTCCCACAGCTGGTAGGAGGTGACGATGAAGTCCTTGCGCAGGACCGGGATGTCGACCTTGGCGCGGACGGCCTCCAGGTCGGCGAGCGAACCGCCGAAGCGGCGCTCCTCGGTGAGGACCGAGATGACGGAGGCGCCGCCCGCCTCGTAGTCCGCGGCCAGTGCGGCCGGGTCGGCGATGGCGGCGAGGGCCCCCTTGGAGGGGCTGGAGCGCTTTACCTCGCAGATGACGGTCACGCCCTCGCCGCGCAGGGCGGCGACTCCGTCCTTCGCCTCGGGAGCGCGCGCCGCGCGTTCCTTCAGCTCGTCGAGGCTGACGCGCGCCTGCCGCTCTGCGAGGTCGGCGCGTACGCCTTCGATGATCTCGTCGAGCACACTCACGCGATCGGCCCCCTTCCGGGACGGTGACAAGAGAACAGGATCAGCCATGCCGATGGTATCCGCAGGAGGCCGATGGGCCCGCATCCGGCCGCCGAATGTCCCACTACCTGGGCATTCACGTGGCCCACTGTCCGGGTGTTCACGGCGCCAGCGCCGATCCGAACGGCAGGTTCCGGACGACGGTGAAGATCAGCAGGACGGCTCCGATCGCCCACCAGTGGACGGGCCGCAGCGCGAACCGCACGGGCTTCCCGGCGGCAGCGCGGACCATCCAGAGGACCCAGACCACGGCGAAGATCCCGTAGCCGATGACGGCGGGGGCGTTGGAGCCGAACGCCGTCCCGAGGTCGCCGTGGGCGACCGCGTAGGCGCTGCGCAGCCCGCCGCAGCCGGGGCAGTAGATGCCGGTGAGGCGGAGCAGCGGGCAGACCGGGTAGTGGCCCGGCTCGTTGGGGTCGACGGAGCCGACGAGGGCGAAGGCCCCGAGGACGCCCGCCATGACACCGGCCGGGGCGGCGATCCGCCGCAGCCGCGAGGCGGGGACGGGCGCCGGCTGGAAGACCGGCGGGAACGGTCCCGGCTGCCCGGCGGGCGGACCGGGCGCGGGCAGGTGGCCGCCGGGCACCGGAGGCGGGCCGGACGGCGGCTGGGAGCCGTCCGGCGCGGGCCGGTGGCCGGGGGCCGCGGAGGTGCCGGGCGCGGGGCCGTGGCCCGGCGTCGACGGGGCGGCGGCTGGAGATGGCGAAGCGTCCACCCGGTGATTGTCGCCGCTGACGCGGAAAGGCGCAGCCCGGTCCGGGCTGCGCCTCGCGTGCGTACGTCCTGCGGAGGGGGTCAGGAGGTCTGCGCCTGCCCGGCACGGGCCCTGGCCCGGGCCAGCTCCGCCGACTCCTTCGGCATGCCGAGACCGGCGGCCTTCATCGCGAGCCCGACGATCCCGCCGATGACGGTGACGGCGATACCGGCCCAGAAGCCGAGCGGGTTGGCCGCGACCATGAAGACGCCTGCGATGCAGAAGCCGATGAACGAGATGATGACACCGGTCCAGGCGGCCGGGGTGTGTCCGTGGCTGCTGCCCGCCATGAGTTGCTCCTCGTTGGTGTTGCGCTGTTGGTATCGCTCGGTGTCGCTGTGCGCAGAGCCGGTGCCGCTGTGGGTGCCGCTGTGCTGTGAGCTCGGCCCATTGTCCCGTACGTGCGGACTGGACGTGAGCTGGGGGGTCATGCCTCGCGCGTCGGGTCCTCGCCGCGGTCCAGGGCCTTCCACAGGTCCTCGGGCCGGTCGGGGTCCAGGGCCTTGGGGGCGGTCCTGCGGGGGCGCGGGGTGCCGTCGCGCTCGTACCGCCCGGACATGGTGGGCCAGCGCCTGCCGTAGCGCAGGGCGAGCAGCCCGGCGAGCAGGATCAGCAGCCCGCCGGCCGCGGTCACATAGGGCCAGGCGGTGTGGCTGAGGGCGCCGATGGTGGCGGCGCTGTCGCCGGTGCTCCGAGCCGCCTGCTCGTCGAGCGCGGCGCCGTCGGAGGCGCCGAGGAAGGCGCTCAGCGCGGCGCCGAACCCGCTGAGGGCCAGCAGTCCCGCGACGAGCAGCCGGCCGCCGCTGCGGACGGCGAAGACGGCGACGAGGGCGGCCAGGCCGACGATGGCGAGGGCGGCCGGGACACCGGTGACGTCCTGTCCGTCGGCGCTCAGCGGCAGGGCGCCGCCGCCGACCGAGGCCCGGCCCCGGGCCCAGGTCTGCCCGGACGCGAGGAGGACGACGGTGGCCCCGGCTGCCCCGAGGAGCAGGCCGGCGGCCAGGCTTCTGCGGCTCCCCGCGCTGTCGGGCGCGGAGGCGGCTTCGGCACGGGGCTGGGGTACGGGGACAGCGCTCACGTACCCCACTATCCCCTACCGCCCCGGAGTTACGGGCACAAGGGGGGTGTGAGATGGAGCCCCCGCCCGCGCGTTCCCGGTAGGCCCCAAGGCCCTCACGCGCCGCCGAGGCGGTTGGCCGTGTGGACGGCGCGCAGCACCGCCGCGGCCTTGTTGCGGCACTCGGTGTCCTCCGCGACCGGGTCGGAGTCCGCGACGACCCCCGCCCCGGCCTGGACGTACGCCGTTCCGTCACGCAGCAGGGCGGTCCGGATGGCGATGGCCGTGTCGGAGTCCCCGGCGAAGTCGAGGTAGCCCACGCAGCCGCCGTACAGCCCGCGGCGGGTGGGTTCGAGCTCCTCGATGATCTGCATGGCGCGCGGTTTCGGGGCTCCGGAGAGGGTGCCCGCGGGGAAGCAGGAGGTGAGGACGTCGAAGGCGGTGTGGCCCTCGGCGACGCGGCCGGTGACGGTGGACACGATGTGCATCACGTGCGAGTACCGCTCGACCGACATGAAGTCGACGACCTCGACGCTGCCGGGCTCGCAGACCCGTCCCAGGTCGTTGCGGCCGAGGTCGACGAGCATCAGGTGCTCGGCGCGCTCCTTCGGGTCGGCCAGCAGCTCCTCCGCGAGGGCCTGGTCCTCCTGCGGGGTGGCGCCCCTGTGCCGGGTCCCGGCGATCGGGTGGACCATCGCGCGGCCGTCCTCGACCTTGACGAGCGCCTCGGGGCTGGAGCCGGCGACGTCGAAGCCGTCGAACCGGAAGAGGTACATGTACGGCGAGGGGTTGGTGGCGCGCAGCACCCGGTAGACGTCCAAGGCGCTTGCCGTGCACGGCGTTTCGAAGCGCTGGGAGGGGACGACCTGGAAGGCCTCGCCGGCCCTGATCCGCTCCTTCACGTCCTCGACGGCGTCCTGGTAGGCCTTGCCGCCCCACAGCGCGGTGTACGGCGGGAGCTCGGAGGGCGGCAGGGCGGCGGGGGCGTTCTCGACGGGGCGGCGCAGGTCGCGCTCCATGGCGTCGAGCCGGGCCACCGCGTCGGTGTACGCCTCGTCGACTCCGGTGGCCAGGTCGTTGTGGTTGATCGCGTTGGCGATGAGCAGGACGCTGCCGTCCCAGTGGTCGAGGACGGCGAGGTCGGAGGTGAGCAGCATGGTCAGCTCGGGGAGCTCGAGGTCGTCGTCCCCGCTCTCACCGATCTTCTCCAGGCGGCGCACGACGTCGTAGCCGAGGTAGCCGACCATGCCGCCGGTGAAGGGCGGCAGTCCGGACTCCTGCTCGTGCGGGGTGTGCAGGGTCTCGATGGTGGCGCGCAGGGCCTGGAGCGGGTCGCCGTCGACGGGGACGCCGACCGGCGGGGTGCCCAGCCAGTGGGCCTCGCCGTCGCGGGCGGTGAGCGTGGCGGCGCTGCGGACCCCGATGAAGGAGTAGCGCGACCAGGTGCGGCCGTTCTCCGCGGATTCCAGGAGGAAGGTGCCGGTGCGTTCGCCCGCGAGCTTGCGGTAGAGGCCGACCGGCGTGTCACCGTCGGCGAGGAGCCGGCGGGTGACGGGGATGACGCGCCGGTCGATGGCCAGCTTCCGGAAGGTGTCGAAGTCCATGGCGGCTGACCCTACTGTCCGAGCGGGAGGACGTCGGCGTCGAAACAGGTGCGGTCGCCGGTGTGGCAGGCGGCACCCGTCTGGTCGACCCGGACGAGGACGGTGTCGGCGTCACAGTCCAGCGCGACGGACTTGACCTGCTGGATGTGGCCGGAGGTGTCGCCCTTGACCCAGTACTCCTGGCGGCTGCGCGACCAGTAGGTGCAGCGGCCGGTGGTCAGGGTGCGGTGCAGTGCCTCGTCGTCCATCCAGCCGAGCATCAGCACCTCGCCGGTGTCGTACTGCTGGGCGATGGCCGGGACGAGTCCGTCGGCGCCGCGCTTGAGGCGGGCGGCGATGGCGGGGTCGAGGCCGCTGGCGGGGGGCGGGGTGCCGGGCGTGGGCGAGCTGGTCATGTCCCCATTGTGCCGTGGCCGGGAGGGCCGTCCGGGCGTGCGTCCACTGGGCGGACGCTGGACACCGGTCGTACGCTGGCGGACATGTCGACCCATGCGAAGCGCGAACGACTTCTGCTTGCCGACCTGTTGGAGGGGGCGGGCCCGGAGGCCCCGACCCTCTGCCACGGCTGGACGGCCCGGGATCTGGCGGCCCATGTGGTGGTGCGGGAGCGCAGGCCCGACGCGGCGGCCGGGCTGGTGATCGGCCCGCTGAAGAGCCGGAGCGAGCGGATCAGGGACGAGTTCACCTCAAAGCCGTACGAGGAGCTGATCCAGCTCATCCGTACGGGGCCGCCGCGGATGTCCCCGTTCGGCGTGAAGCAGCTGGACGAGGCCGCGAACACCGTGGAGTTCTACGTCCATACGGAGGACGTGCGCCGGGCCCAGCCCGACTGGACCCCGCGGGAGCTGGACCCGGTCTTCGCCGATGTCCTGTGGTCGCGTACCGAGAAGGCGGCGCGGGTGCTGGGGCGCAAGGCGCCGGTGGGCTTGGTGCTGCGCCGCCCCAACGGTCAGACCGCGGTCGCGCACAAGGGCACCCCGGTGGTGACGGTGACCGGTGAGCCGGGCGAGCTGCTGCTGTTCGCGTTCGGGCGGCAGGACGCGGCGCGGGTGGAGCTGGAGGGCGACCAGGACGCGATCGCCCGGGTGACGACGGCGAAGCTCGGGATGTAGCGGCGTCCCCCGCGATCAGCGCGGGAGCTCCGCGCGGCGCAGCGCGCGGGGCAGCAGGCCCATCAGCGCCCCCGCCGCGCACAGCGAGGCGCTGGCGACGAAGACCGGGCCGGTGCCCCAGAGGGCGACGGCCGCGCCGGTGACCGGGTAGCTGAGCGGCGAGAGCGCGTGGGTGAAGAGCGTCGAGACCGAGGTGACGCGGCCCAGGTAGGCGGGGTCGGCGGAGATCTGGATGAGGGCTCCGCACAGCGCGCCGCCCAGGCCCACGAAGAGCCCGACGAGGAGCGCGACACCGGCCGCGAGGGGTACGGAGGGTGCGTACGCCAGGGCGGCGATGGCGACCGCGCCGGTCAGTACGGTGAGGCACATGGTGAGCCCCGCCCTGGGGACCCGGCCGCGCACGGCGAGCACCAGGGCGGACGCGCCCGCGCCGATGCCGAAGGCCGCGACGATCCAGCCCATGCCGGAGGCCCCCCAGCCGCGCTCCTCGCTGAGCAGGATCAGGCCCAGGTTGAGCGGTCCGACGAAGCCCAGTTCACTGACGGCGATGACGAGCATGAGCGGCCCGAGCACCGGGTGGCGGCGGATGTGGCGCACCCCGTCGACGAGTTCACGCCAGGCGGTGCCGGTGGGTACGGCTTCGGCCGCGTCCGCCACCGGCAGCGGGCGCATCCGTACGGCGAGCAGCAGCGGCAGCGAGAGGGCGAAGAGCACACCGGCCGCGGCGAAGGCGAGGACCGGGCCGCCGAGGGCGACGGCGATACCGCCGAGCGGGGCGCCGACGACGGTCGCGGTCCGGGTGGCGAGGCCGCGCATCCCCTGGACCCGGGCGAGCTGTCCGGCCGCGGTGATCCGGGGCGGCAGCGCGCCGACTGCGGGCAGGAAGAGCGCGTCGGCCGCGCCGAAGACCAGGGCGACGGCGATCAGCATCCACACCGTGGGCGAGGTGAGGAGCAGCGCCCCGGCCAGCCCGAGGATGACGAGACAGCGGGCGGTGTCGCTGACGACCACGACGCGGCGCGGCCCGAACCGGTCCGCGAGCACTCCCCCGCCGAGCAGCAGCAGGGCCCTGGGTATGGAGCCGACGGCCAGCACCAGGCCGGTCTGGGAGGCGGTTCCGGTGCGGGCGGCGGCCCAGGCGAGGGCCATGTAGTAGACGCTGTCCCCGATCGTGGACGCGGTGTAGGCGCCGAGCCAGCGCAGCACGTTTCCGTCGCGGTGGGCGGGGCGTTCCGGGGCCTCTGGGGGCGTGAGCGTGGCGGTCACGGGGCGTCCTCTCGGGTGGCCGGGTCAGGTCCGGAACGGGAAGCCGTACAGGTGCAGCGCGACGTTCTCGCGGTTCTCCGTGTCACCGGCCTCGTCGCGGGCGCGGCCCTGCTCCTCGTACCGGTTGATGACCTCGTGCAGCTCGCGTTCGAGCGAGGCGAGCTCCTCGGGGTTCAGCCGGGCCAGGTACTCGGAGGTGAAGGAGCTTTTGCGCCACGGGGGTGTCCAGCTCCGGTAGGCGTCCAGGAAGCGGCGGTACAGCTCGATGTGCTGGTCGAACGAGAGCCGGCTGACGGCGGTGTGGGTGGCGGCCTTCTCCGGCGCGTCGCTGAAGTCCTCGTCGTGGAAGCGGAGCCCCTTGGAGGCGGGCTGCCACCAGCGCTCGCGGCCGTCCCTGCCCGGTCCGTCGGCCGCTTCGATCAGGCCGTGGTCAGCGAGCTTGCGCAGGTGGTAGCTGACCAGTGAGACCTGTTCGTCGACCTGCTCCGCGAGCTGGGAGGCGGTGGCCTGCCGGGCGATGTAGAGCGCCCGGTAGAGCTTCATCCGCAGCGGGTGCCCGAACGCCTTGAGGGCCCCGAGGTCGGACACCCTGCGTGATTCGTTGCTTGCCATGCCTCCACGGTAGACAGGAAAGAAAACTTGCGCAATATCTGTTGCGCAATAAATGTTGCGGAACTTGGGCTCGTCATGGGAGCGCACATGAAGACGCCACCGGCCTTCACGGCCGGTGGCGTCTGACGGGGCTCTGTGGGGGTTCAGCGGACCGGGTGGCCGGCCTCCCGGAGGGCGCCCTTGACCTCGGAGATCCGCAGATCACCGAAGTGGAAGACGGACGCGGCCAGGACCGCGTCGGCTCCCGCGCCGACGGCCGGCGCGAAGTCCGCGAGCCGGCCCGCGCCGCCGGAGGCGATGACGGGGACGCTCACGTGCTCGCGTACGGCCGCGATCATCTCGGTGTCGTAGCCGTCCTTGGTGCCGTCGGCGTCCATCGAGTTGAGCAGGATCTCGCCCGCGCCCAGCTCGGCGGCCCGGTGCGCCCACTCGACGGCGTCGATGCCGGTGCCCTTGCGGCCGCCGTGCGTGGTGACCTCGAAGGTGCCGGCGGGGGTGCGCCTGGCGTCCACGGAGAGCACCAGGACCTGCCGGCCGAAGCGCTCCGCGATCTCCCGGATCAGCTCCGGCCTGGCGATGGCCGCGGTGTTGACGCCGACCTTGTCCGCGCCGGCCCGCAGCAGCTTGTCGACGTCCTCCGTGGTGCGGACGCCGCCGCCGACGGTGAGCGGGATGAAGACCTGCTCGGCGGTGCGGCGCACCACGTCGTAGGTCGTCTCGCGGTCGCCGCTGGAGGCGGTGATGTCCAGGAAGGTCAGCTCGTCGGCGCCCTCCGCGTCGTACAGCTTGGCCATCTCCACGGGGTCACCGGCGTCGCGCAGGTTCTGGAAGTTGACGCCCTTGACGACGCGGCCGTTGTCCACGTCGAGGCAGGGGATGACACGTACCGCGAGCGTCATCGCGCACCTGCCCGGTAGGCCTCGACCTCGACCTCGACGACCAGGCTCGGGTCGATGAAGCCGGACACGATGATCATGGAGGCGACGGGCCGCACGTCGTCGAACAGCTCCTTGTGCGCACGGCCGATCTCCTCCACGTCCCGGGCGTGGGTGATGTACATGCGGGTACGGACGACGTCCTCGCGGCCCAGGCCCAGCTCCTTCAGCGCCTCGAAGGCGACCTCGAAGGAGGTGACGGCCTGCTCGTAGGGGCCGCCGGCGGAGATCTGGCCGCCGACCACGGAGGTGCACCCGGCCACCAGGACCAGTCCGTTGGGCAGCTCGACGGCGCGGGAGTAGCCGATCTTCTCCTCCCAGGGGCCGCCGGAGGAGACGCGCTTGACGGAGTCGGTCATGCGGCGACCGCCTTCAGGGCCTCTTCCAGCGTGAACGCCTCCGCGTACAGCGCCTTGCCGACGATCGCGCCCTCGACGCCTTCGGGGACGAGCAGGGAGATCGCCCGCAGGTCGTCGAGGGAGGAGACTCCGCCCGAGGCGACGACGGGGCGCTCCGTGGCCGCGCAGACGTCCCTCAGCAGACCCAGGTTGGGGCCCTGGAGCGTGCCGTCCTTGGCGATGTCGGTGACGACGTAGCGGGCGCAGCCCTCGGCGTCGAGGCGGGCCAGCGTCTCGTAGAGGTCGCCGCCGTCGCGGGTCCAGCCGCGGCCG includes these proteins:
- a CDS encoding TIGR02234 family membrane protein, whose product is MGYVSAVPVPQPRAEAASAPDSAGSRRSLAAGLLLGAAGATVVLLASGQTWARGRASVGGGALPLSADGQDVTGVPAALAIVGLAALVAVFAVRSGGRLLVAGLLALSGFGAALSAFLGASDGAALDEQAARSTGDSAATIGALSHTAWPYVTAAGGLLILLAGLLALRYGRRWPTMSGRYERDGTPRPRRTAPKALDPDRPEDLWKALDRGEDPTREA
- the trpM gene encoding tryptophan biosynthesis modulator TrpM, encoding MSAERSAPRVRPGLRPAAATGRDPHAPLARGCRPRGCRAPARRVHGRRVRYVIGDEPGQVNGMRWRTGSAQ
- the trpB gene encoding tryptophan synthase subunit beta codes for the protein MSSDFFIPDPEGLIPSAEGYFGAYGGKFIPEALVAAVDEVAVEYDKAKADPAFAAELNELMVNYTGRPSALTEVRRFAEHAGGARIFLKREDLNHTGSHKINNVLGQALLTRRMGKTRVIAETGAGQHGVATATACALFGLECTIYMGEIDTERQALNVARMRMLGAEVIAVKSGSRTLKDAINEAFRDWVANVDRTHYLFGTVAGPHPFPAMVRDFHRVIGVEARRQILERAGRLPDAAVACVGGGSNAIGLFHALIPDADVRLIGCEPAGHGVETGEHAATLTEGEPGILHGSRSYVLQDEEGQITEPYSISAGLDYPGIGPEHAYLKDIGRGEYRAVTDDAAMQALRLLSRTEGIIPAIESAHALAGALEVGKELGKDGLILVNLSGRGDKDMDTAARYFGLYETDAAVEADASGHGAEIEGDAK
- a CDS encoding thioredoxin domain-containing protein — translated: MSEKNQEGKRAARDRLIQQREQLKARERRRRTLIVSTAVVGVLALAAVVGVIAANSGGKGSKDKASGPAVAPSGATGKDSLAIQVGADEAPSTLTIWEDFRCPVCAQFENAFRDTIHQLEQSKQLKVEYHLATLIDGNLGGSGSLKAANAAACAQDVGKFSAYHDILYRNQPQEADDAFGDNSKLIDLSKKVDGLDTPAFRSCVDDGTHDSWVQKSDKAFRDGGFQGTPTALLNGQSIFPKKGNEPITVANLKKWVAEANKGKGKGTATPAPSGS
- a CDS encoding HGxxPAAW family protein, with translation MAGSSHGHTPAAWTGVIISFIGFCIAGVFMVAANPLGFWAGIAVTVIGGIVGLAMKAAGLGMPKESAELARARARAGQAQTS
- the trpC gene encoding indole-3-glycerol phosphate synthase TrpC, with the protein product MSVLDEIIEGVRADLAERQARVSLDELKERAARAPEAKDGVAALRGEGVTVICEVKRSSPSKGALAAIADPAALAADYEAGGASVISVLTEERRFGGSLADLEAVRAKVDIPVLRKDFIVTSYQLWEARAYGADLALLIVAALDQEALVSLIERAESIGLTPLVEVHDEEEAERAVDAGARIIGVNARNLKDLKVDRSTFERVAPEIPDRIVKIAESGVRGPHDLIAYANAGADAVLVGESLVTGRDPRVAVADLVAAGAHPALRHGRG
- the trpA gene encoding tryptophan synthase subunit alpha — its product is MSGNIELLNTTLAAAKAEDRAALIAYLPAGFPTVDGGIAAIEAAAAGGADVIEVGLPHSDPVLDGPVIQTADDIALRGGVKIADVMRTVRESYEATGIPILVMTYWNPIDRYGVERFTAELAEAGGAGCILPDLPVQESALWREHAAKHGLATVFVVAPSSKDERLATITAAGSGFVYAASLMGVTGTRVSVGEQAEDLVRRTRATTSVPVCVGLGVSNAEQAAEVAGFADGVIVGTAFVKCMLDAPDEAAGLAAVRSLAADLAEGVRKR
- the lgt gene encoding prolipoprotein diacylglyceryl transferase gives rise to the protein MDLAYIPSPSTGVIDLGPIPLRGYAFCIIIGVFVAVWLGNKRWIARGGRAGTVADIAVWAVPFGLVGGRLYHVITDYQLYFSDGEDWVDAFKIWQGGLGIWGAIALGAVGAWIGCRRRGIPLPAWADALAPGIAVAQACGRWGNWFNQELYGRETDVPWALKISEGPNRVAGTYHPTFLYESLWCIGVALLVIWADRRFKLGHGRAFALYVASYCAGRAWIEYMRVDEAHHILGLRLNVWTALIVFVLAVVYMVISAKVRPGREEIVEPGEPGEPGEPKAPDAVEAEEAKSDDAEAGDAKSEDAKSEGAAVESDAAVESDASKTEDAAETAKG
- a CDS encoding DUF2752 domain-containing protein; translated protein: MDASPSPAAAPSTPGHGPAPGTSAAPGHRPAPDGSQPPSGPPPVPGGHLPAPGPPAGQPGPFPPVFQPAPVPASRLRRIAAPAGVMAGVLGAFALVGSVDPNEPGHYPVCPLLRLTGIYCPGCGGLRSAYAVAHGDLGTAFGSNAPAVIGYGIFAVVWVLWMVRAAAGKPVRFALRPVHWWAIGAVLLIFTVVRNLPFGSALAP